One window of the Streptomyces asoensis genome contains the following:
- a CDS encoding XRE family transcriptional regulator has protein sequence MTDHLKDPQAVSWGGLAEDFAFTDAEKDQIQKGAQAMVLASRVHRLAELRKRQHTTQVQVAEAMGVTQARVSRIEKGQLERSEVDTLAAYVKALGGKLKIVADFGDESYVLG, from the coding sequence ATGACTGATCACCTCAAGGATCCGCAGGCCGTCTCCTGGGGAGGCCTGGCCGAGGATTTCGCTTTCACCGATGCCGAAAAGGACCAGATCCAGAAGGGGGCGCAGGCGATGGTCCTGGCCTCCCGTGTACATCGCCTCGCCGAATTGCGGAAGCGGCAGCACACCACACAGGTTCAGGTTGCCGAAGCCATGGGTGTTACCCAGGCCCGCGTCTCACGCATCGAGAAGGGTCAACTGGAGCGCAGTGAGGTCGACACCCTCGCCGCCTACGTCAAGGCGCTCGGCGGCAAGTTGAAGATCGTTGCTGACTTCGGCGATGAGAGCTACGTACTCGGCTGA
- a CDS encoding type II toxin-antitoxin system RelE/ParE family toxin, translating to MAWRIVVVEPALSWLHGLRRTDRETLIQVSQAVTALQEEGPALGRPLVDTIKGSVLPSLKELRPGSAGATEVRLLFVFDPDRQAVILVGGDKAGNWSGWYGVAVPQAEQAYAEHLKRIDGEDGAR from the coding sequence ATGGCTTGGAGGATCGTCGTGGTCGAACCGGCTCTTTCGTGGCTTCACGGACTGCGCCGCACCGACCGCGAAACGCTGATTCAGGTCAGCCAGGCTGTCACTGCCCTTCAGGAGGAAGGTCCCGCGCTGGGTCGGCCCCTGGTGGACACGATCAAGGGCTCGGTGCTGCCGAGCCTCAAGGAGCTCCGCCCCGGCTCGGCAGGGGCCACGGAAGTGCGGTTGCTGTTCGTGTTCGACCCGGACCGCCAGGCCGTGATCCTGGTCGGCGGTGACAAGGCGGGTAACTGGTCCGGCTGGTACGGCGTCGCGGTGCCCCAGGCGGAGCAGGCGTACGCGGAGCATCTGAAGCGAATCGATGGAGAGGACGGGGCACGATGA
- a CDS encoding aminoglycoside phosphotransferase family protein, whose protein sequence is MASEDVVQDHPHRQIVRIGDTIRRPVQPWTVTVHSLLRHLEAVGFPYAPRALGFDEQGREVLSYLEGESGSAGWAKVVNERGLSAFARLLREFHDATVGFSPPEGAAWAVGAGGESVEGEAICHGDFGPWNVVWQDHRPVGIIDWDFARPAPRLHDVAYALEYVAPFRSDAECLRWLRFPEPPDRRRRLELFCTAYGLPAAPGMVDAVIARQQENIELVRCLAGQGHEPQATWVAEGLLQELDGRVVWSQSNRSLFEN, encoded by the coding sequence GTGGCGAGCGAAGACGTTGTGCAAGATCACCCTCATCGGCAGATCGTGCGTATCGGTGACACGATCCGCAGGCCCGTTCAGCCATGGACTGTGACGGTTCATTCACTGCTGCGACATCTGGAAGCGGTGGGTTTTCCGTACGCGCCCCGAGCCCTGGGGTTCGACGAGCAGGGCCGCGAGGTCCTGAGTTATCTCGAAGGGGAGTCAGGGTCGGCGGGCTGGGCCAAGGTGGTGAACGAGCGAGGTCTGTCTGCGTTTGCCCGGCTGCTGCGTGAATTCCATGACGCGACCGTGGGCTTCTCCCCGCCGGAGGGAGCGGCCTGGGCCGTCGGCGCGGGCGGCGAGTCCGTCGAAGGCGAGGCGATCTGCCACGGAGACTTCGGCCCGTGGAACGTCGTGTGGCAGGATCACCGGCCCGTGGGGATCATCGACTGGGACTTCGCACGCCCGGCTCCGCGACTGCACGATGTGGCCTACGCGCTCGAGTACGTTGCCCCCTTCCGCAGCGACGCCGAGTGCCTGAGGTGGCTGCGCTTCCCGGAACCGCCCGACCGCCGTAGGCGCCTGGAACTGTTCTGCACCGCCTACGGCCTTCCCGCGGCGCCCGGCATGGTTGATGCCGTCATCGCCAGGCAGCAGGAGAACATCGAACTCGTACGCTGCTTGGCAGGGCAAGGCCATGAACCCCAGGCGACCTGGGTCGCTGAGGGCTTGCTCCAGGAACTTGACGGCAGGGTGGTCTGGAGCCAGTCGAACCGAAGCCTGTTCGAGAACTGA
- a CDS encoding Crp/Fnr family transcriptional regulator: MALPMGGGGSAQRPGHSHWPTASLLGGLSEEPREQMIRLGRRVRFERGERLLREGEYGSYVFLLLSGWYKVLARTQDDREALLAVRAGGDLVGELACFDAQPRVATVVAAGTGSAKLIGRQQFLDFLAAYEESAQAVMCAVAGKLRWATRRRQDFGSCPVGTRVARVLLELARAYGRPCATGVSIGVALTQPELAELVGASEPSVHRVLRSLRERGVVETGYRRVLVRDLPELTIAADSAQRTVPANTSHRAAATTIAPNQPTARLV, from the coding sequence ATGGCGTTACCGATGGGGGGCGGCGGATCCGCTCAACGGCCGGGACACAGTCACTGGCCGACGGCGAGCCTTCTCGGCGGACTCTCCGAGGAGCCCCGCGAGCAGATGATCCGGCTCGGGCGGCGGGTGCGCTTCGAGCGGGGCGAACGGCTGCTACGGGAGGGCGAGTACGGCTCGTACGTGTTCCTCCTGCTGAGCGGTTGGTACAAGGTGCTTGCCAGGACGCAGGACGATCGCGAGGCACTGTTGGCCGTCCGGGCCGGTGGTGACCTCGTCGGCGAGCTGGCCTGTTTCGACGCCCAGCCCCGGGTCGCCACCGTTGTGGCCGCCGGTACGGGCAGCGCGAAGCTGATAGGCCGCCAGCAGTTCCTGGACTTCCTCGCGGCGTACGAGGAGTCGGCGCAGGCCGTGATGTGCGCAGTGGCCGGGAAGCTGCGCTGGGCGACACGGCGACGGCAGGACTTCGGCAGTTGCCCGGTGGGGACGCGGGTGGCCCGGGTCCTGCTGGAGTTGGCCAGGGCCTACGGGCGCCCCTGCGCGACCGGGGTCTCGATCGGAGTGGCGCTGACCCAGCCCGAGTTGGCGGAACTGGTCGGCGCCTCCGAACCGAGTGTGCACCGGGTACTGCGTTCCTTGCGCGAGCGGGGCGTCGTCGAAACCGGCTACCGCCGGGTCCTCGTCAGGGACCTACCCGAACTCACGATCGCCGCCGACTCCGCTCAACGGACCGTCCCCGCGAACACCAGCCACAGGGCCGCCGCGACAACCATCGCGCCCAACCAGCCGACGGCGCGGCTGGTGTAG
- a CDS encoding dynamin family protein, translating into MNQGEDGLLMTTEEGGYAAAAEQRLRLAEMCRRTEKVAEQIGNDGAVRNVTALLERIENEVFRVMVVGDFKRGKSTFVNALLGDSVLPVKAVPATAVVTEVRFGESPAALLWTADAAEPEAVDPDRLIDLITVNHKSGDERSPYVKAEVVWPLELCRHNVVLIDSPGLNAYETHDDITLTHLSKADAVIFLQHAIAPMSISESTFLKKYLSAHDPFFVFTYFDAIDDHERDDVMASARRRVTDLRGEDRDRSRFFFVDGKSALRARMAEDDEAFRRTGVDVLEQELERYLVTERHKVKLLAPARSLRGVARELRRNIPSELQMLEVESGDLERSWAAAQQPLRELEAQAQQITLDIRNETRALQDRVETLLGGFLAAVADEAPLVAQDVEITTTLGMNPLKAKVRAQQVAEEIAGGTAKAMEEKVALWVGESLKPVIEQDLERLAERMNAELTSFEAALEKLRIDLHGASGAADAGEGREDEPLTKFLAGLGGFVLSGPAGALVGARFGAKEALRTFLPAFAIGAAWALTPFGLPVLVAALIGQGFLQGKGAGERVEKKMREEIGRAMATQLRLTAPKEAQKAARAFAADTMEPMQREITQGMSSRIEELTRSVVSARQALDQGEEAVERRRGELNRLDGLLSRADDEISDMVAELTRM; encoded by the coding sequence ATGAACCAAGGAGAGGACGGCCTGCTCATGACGACCGAAGAGGGCGGGTACGCTGCCGCCGCCGAGCAGCGGCTGCGGCTGGCCGAGATGTGCCGCCGGACGGAGAAGGTCGCCGAGCAGATCGGCAACGACGGCGCCGTCAGGAATGTGACGGCGTTGCTCGAACGGATCGAGAACGAGGTCTTCCGCGTGATGGTGGTCGGCGACTTCAAACGCGGGAAATCCACCTTCGTCAACGCCCTGCTGGGAGACTCCGTTCTGCCTGTGAAGGCGGTTCCCGCCACTGCCGTGGTCACCGAGGTTAGGTTCGGCGAGTCGCCGGCCGCGCTGCTGTGGACAGCGGACGCGGCCGAGCCCGAAGCCGTCGACCCGGACCGGCTCATCGACCTCATCACGGTGAACCACAAGTCCGGCGACGAGCGCAGTCCGTACGTCAAGGCCGAGGTGGTCTGGCCGCTGGAGCTGTGCCGCCACAACGTCGTACTGATCGACTCGCCCGGCCTCAACGCGTACGAGACCCACGACGACATCACCCTCACGCATCTCAGCAAGGCCGACGCGGTGATCTTCCTGCAGCACGCGATCGCCCCGATGAGCATCAGCGAGTCCACGTTCCTGAAGAAGTACCTGAGCGCGCACGACCCGTTCTTCGTCTTCACCTACTTCGACGCCATCGACGATCACGAGCGCGACGACGTCATGGCCTCCGCCCGGCGCCGCGTCACCGATCTGCGGGGCGAGGACCGGGACCGGAGCCGGTTCTTCTTCGTCGACGGCAAGTCGGCGTTGCGCGCCCGGATGGCTGAGGACGACGAGGCGTTCCGCCGCACTGGTGTGGACGTGCTGGAGCAGGAGCTGGAACGGTATCTCGTGACCGAGCGGCACAAGGTCAAGCTGCTCGCCCCGGCCCGCTCTCTGCGCGGCGTCGCACGGGAACTGCGCCGCAACATCCCCTCCGAGCTCCAGATGCTCGAAGTGGAGAGCGGTGACCTGGAACGGAGCTGGGCTGCCGCCCAACAGCCCCTCAGGGAACTGGAGGCGCAGGCGCAGCAGATCACCCTGGACATCCGCAACGAGACCCGGGCGCTGCAGGACCGGGTGGAGACCCTGCTCGGGGGCTTCCTCGCGGCCGTCGCCGACGAGGCGCCGCTGGTCGCACAGGACGTAGAGATCACCACCACGCTCGGCATGAACCCCCTGAAAGCCAAGGTGCGAGCCCAGCAGGTGGCGGAGGAGATCGCCGGCGGCACGGCGAAGGCGATGGAGGAGAAGGTCGCCCTCTGGGTGGGCGAGTCGCTGAAACCCGTGATCGAGCAGGACCTGGAACGGCTCGCCGAACGGATGAACGCCGAACTGACCTCCTTCGAGGCGGCCCTGGAGAAACTCCGGATCGACCTGCACGGGGCGTCCGGGGCGGCCGACGCGGGCGAAGGCCGGGAGGACGAGCCGCTGACCAAGTTCCTGGCGGGCTTGGGCGGGTTCGTGCTCAGCGGGCCGGCGGGTGCCCTGGTCGGAGCGCGGTTCGGGGCGAAGGAGGCGCTGCGTACCTTCCTGCCCGCCTTCGCCATCGGCGCGGCCTGGGCGCTCACCCCGTTCGGGTTGCCCGTGCTGGTGGCGGCCCTGATCGGTCAGGGTTTCCTCCAAGGCAAAGGCGCCGGTGAGCGCGTGGAGAAGAAGATGCGGGAGGAGATCGGCCGCGCGATGGCCACCCAGTTGCGGTTGACCGCGCCGAAGGAGGCCCAGAAGGCCGCCCGGGCCTTCGCCGCGGACACCATGGAGCCCATGCAGCGGGAGATCACGCAGGGCATGTCCTCCCGGATCGAGGAACTCACCCGCAGTGTGGTTTCCGCCCGTCAGGCCCTGGACCAGGGCGAGGAGGCGGTCGAGCGGCGCCGCGGCGAACTGAACCGGCTGGACGGGCTCCTGAGCCGCGCCGACGACGAGATCAGTGACATGGTCGCTGAGTTGACGAGGATGTGA
- a CDS encoding dynamin family protein → MSSTSQPEAGPPPEAEATAHLTDAGTAAPGWLREARRLAEDHGQDHIREALALLAAGRGRPAFRIAVVGEFNRGKSTLINRLLGRDLLPTGPLPVTRAPVVIRVSDEEGLTLGWPDGRRELRKLDDGTLWDGLTGPPAEREPGTPAGPPEPAMTVTVADDWLAGLDAEVVDTPGVNSGTEEQFEQVRRTAAGSDAVLFVVSALSPMSITERRLLEEEVLCRHVPFVAVVVTMLDLVDGDDREESVQDLRKRLSGLAGLPVLTAPESGGGESELAALRSLLEGYARDSERALWRDRGIAAQVADHCEAMARIAAEADAVGRLPEEEAAERAKLVQALRESEDRQWEQLRIDMTGRQLHLGVRLREHVHKGRDGIIERLRWELERASEPGTWWERDLPVRLGHELSLLARSSERTVLLPAMAADTDWLDREVARRLPGAARSPLPATLELSTDPDISGEVSSLSRTRLVTRLGAQGGSILGCLIAADRQRRRSGLDRFGPPPMIYSSALSLVGGLLAEAYIRNATEEQRRQVDAVLVRAVDESAGVFQRRAVDALGDVYADMFARLRESHRAWADARRVAVEATSASGTDWPRLASAAAELAARIRSALADGVRAEEEQE, encoded by the coding sequence GTGAGCAGCACATCCCAACCCGAGGCAGGCCCTCCGCCGGAGGCCGAAGCCACCGCCCATCTCACCGATGCCGGCACCGCCGCCCCCGGGTGGCTCCGGGAGGCCCGTCGGCTCGCCGAGGACCACGGGCAGGACCACATCCGGGAGGCCCTGGCCCTGCTAGCCGCCGGACGCGGCCGTCCCGCGTTCCGGATCGCGGTGGTGGGCGAGTTCAACCGCGGCAAGTCCACCCTGATCAACCGGCTCCTGGGCCGTGACCTCCTGCCGACGGGGCCCCTCCCGGTCACGCGGGCGCCTGTGGTGATCCGGGTCTCCGACGAGGAGGGGCTGACCCTCGGCTGGCCGGACGGCCGCCGTGAACTGCGCAAGCTCGACGACGGCACCCTTTGGGACGGGCTGACCGGCCCCCCGGCGGAACGGGAGCCGGGTACTCCCGCCGGGCCCCCCGAACCGGCCATGACCGTGACGGTGGCCGACGACTGGCTCGCCGGTCTGGACGCCGAAGTTGTCGACACGCCGGGGGTCAACTCCGGTACGGAGGAGCAGTTCGAGCAAGTACGCCGGACCGCGGCCGGAAGCGACGCCGTGCTGTTCGTCGTCTCAGCCCTTTCCCCGATGAGCATCACGGAGCGGCGCCTCCTGGAGGAGGAGGTCCTGTGTCGGCACGTACCCTTCGTCGCCGTCGTCGTGACCATGCTGGACCTGGTGGACGGCGACGACCGCGAGGAGTCCGTGCAAGACCTCAGGAAGCGGCTGTCCGGTCTGGCCGGCCTGCCCGTGCTGACCGCCCCGGAGTCAGGCGGCGGAGAGTCCGAACTTGCCGCCCTGCGCTCGCTGTTGGAGGGCTACGCGCGGGACAGCGAACGGGCGCTGTGGCGCGACCGGGGCATCGCCGCCCAGGTGGCGGACCACTGCGAGGCCATGGCCCGGATCGCCGCCGAGGCCGACGCGGTCGGCCGGCTGCCGGAAGAGGAGGCGGCGGAACGGGCCAAGCTGGTGCAGGCGCTGCGGGAGAGCGAAGACAGGCAGTGGGAGCAGCTCCGGATCGACATGACGGGCCGTCAGCTCCATTTGGGCGTCCGGCTGCGTGAACATGTCCACAAGGGGCGCGACGGCATCATCGAACGGTTGCGCTGGGAACTGGAGCGCGCCTCCGAACCGGGAACCTGGTGGGAACGCGACCTGCCGGTCCGGCTGGGGCACGAACTGTCGCTGCTGGCCCGGAGCTCCGAGCGCACGGTCCTGCTGCCGGCCATGGCGGCCGACACCGACTGGCTGGACAGGGAAGTGGCACGCAGGCTGCCGGGCGCGGCACGCAGCCCGCTGCCCGCCACGCTGGAGCTGTCCACCGATCCGGACATCTCCGGCGAGGTCTCCAGCCTGTCCAGGACTCGGCTGGTCACCCGGCTGGGCGCGCAGGGCGGTTCGATCCTTGGTTGCCTGATCGCTGCCGACCGCCAGCGCCGGCGATCGGGCCTTGACCGGTTCGGCCCGCCACCGATGATCTACAGCAGCGCCCTCAGCCTGGTCGGCGGGCTGCTGGCCGAGGCGTACATCAGGAACGCCACCGAGGAGCAGCGCCGCCAGGTCGACGCCGTCCTGGTGCGAGCGGTCGACGAGAGCGCGGGGGTCTTCCAGCGGCGGGCCGTCGACGCGCTCGGTGATGTCTACGCGGACATGTTCGCCCGGCTCCGCGAATCCCACCGGGCCTGGGCGGACGCCCGGCGGGTGGCGGTCGAAGCGACATCGGCATCCGGTACGGACTGGCCGCGCCTGGCGAGCGCGGCGGCGGAGTTGGCCGCCCGCATCCGCTCCGCACTCGCCGACGGCGTGCGGGCCGAGGAGGAACAGGAATGA
- a CDS encoding dynamin family protein, translating to MTEQLVVDGGPGAGWTSVVTGHLRWIEGLLDSLGLPAERSDELRARLLAVRARAADPHLRVAVFGETSSGKSTLLNAFLRRRLLPSSALVTTRTTTVLEYREDTEGLRVSTADDLLLEWPSVPFAGWAGRERGASADTLEQALRLVLTTALADEVGSLRVLSPVRLLGDGVTLIDTPGFSVTERGHRDLAEAAARQADVALVVVPAVAAMSLTLVDFLTGPLRDHHDRCAFVITKLDLLDDDERPEAVEVVERRLRELGCADPLLLPCSPGKALDEVAAVGVREPGGSGHLASFREVEARIARLAADRRRSAVAATVLGLLSELLSAVEETAEVRRAALSRGERELAALTLPDFPAFLDAWAARTRARAGTELNAAALARTSAQSRATLEVKVQNAVGGEKINDLPGVAEAVSRLVRRHLRRDAEHAVRTAAKRTGEVLTAAAEELARDFAAQYSALTDLAGEARTAPPVPQVVWPEPLAPDMAGIDRGLTAIGTQLTTSGNWRAGGGAMAGALAGSLVAPGIGTVIGGALGALVGRRGPDATREQFLWQARPIIAAAHDEIDTLAAACLPSVAEGLGDSIAALRRQYDDEWRDEIARLAAAHARRRAELAAGIAYTEKTATAARRRRDEVAALRRETSRTVPDVEEP from the coding sequence GTGACGGAACAGCTGGTAGTGGACGGTGGTCCCGGAGCGGGTTGGACCTCGGTGGTCACCGGGCATCTGCGGTGGATCGAGGGGCTGCTCGACAGTCTCGGTCTTCCGGCCGAACGCTCCGACGAGCTGCGAGCCCGGCTTCTCGCGGTCCGGGCGCGGGCAGCCGACCCGCACTTGCGAGTGGCGGTCTTCGGGGAGACGTCCAGCGGCAAGAGCACGCTGCTCAACGCCTTTTTGCGGCGCCGATTGCTGCCCTCCTCCGCGCTCGTGACGACCCGTACGACCACGGTGCTGGAATACCGCGAGGACACCGAGGGCCTGAGGGTGAGCACCGCGGACGACTTGTTACTGGAGTGGCCGTCCGTGCCGTTCGCCGGGTGGGCGGGGCGGGAGAGAGGGGCGTCGGCTGACACCTTGGAGCAGGCACTGCGGCTGGTCCTGACCACGGCACTGGCGGACGAGGTGGGCAGCCTGCGGGTGCTCTCGCCGGTCCGGCTGCTGGGCGACGGCGTCACGCTGATCGACACCCCGGGGTTCAGCGTCACAGAACGGGGGCACCGGGACCTCGCCGAGGCCGCGGCGCGGCAGGCGGACGTGGCGCTCGTGGTGGTGCCCGCCGTCGCGGCGATGTCGCTGACCCTGGTGGACTTCCTCACCGGGCCGCTGCGCGACCACCACGACCGGTGCGCGTTCGTCATCACCAAGCTCGACCTGCTCGACGATGACGAACGCCCCGAAGCCGTCGAGGTGGTCGAGAGGCGGCTGAGGGAGCTGGGATGCGCGGATCCGCTGCTGCTGCCCTGCTCCCCAGGCAAGGCGCTGGACGAGGTCGCCGCTGTCGGCGTCCGGGAGCCGGGCGGGTCCGGCCATCTCGCGTCGTTCCGCGAGGTGGAGGCGCGCATCGCTCGGCTCGCCGCGGACCGCCGGCGGTCGGCTGTCGCCGCCACGGTGCTCGGGTTGCTCTCGGAGCTGCTGTCGGCGGTGGAGGAGACCGCCGAGGTCAGGCGCGCCGCGCTCAGCCGTGGCGAGCGCGAACTGGCGGCCCTGACACTCCCGGACTTCCCCGCCTTCCTCGATGCCTGGGCCGCGCGCACCCGGGCGCGGGCCGGGACCGAGTTGAACGCCGCCGCCCTGGCCCGGACTTCGGCGCAGTCCCGCGCGACGCTCGAGGTGAAGGTCCAGAACGCGGTGGGGGGCGAAAAGATCAACGACCTGCCCGGTGTCGCGGAGGCGGTGTCCCGGCTGGTCCGGCGCCACCTGCGGCGGGACGCCGAACACGCCGTCCGCACGGCGGCGAAACGGACCGGCGAGGTACTGACCGCCGCCGCCGAGGAACTCGCCCGGGACTTCGCGGCCCAGTACAGCGCACTGACCGACCTGGCCGGCGAGGCTCGGACGGCGCCCCCGGTGCCCCAGGTGGTGTGGCCGGAGCCCCTCGCCCCGGACATGGCCGGCATCGACCGGGGACTCACCGCGATCGGCACCCAGCTGACCACCAGCGGCAACTGGCGCGCCGGTGGGGGCGCGATGGCCGGTGCCCTGGCGGGCAGTCTGGTCGCCCCGGGCATCGGCACCGTCATCGGCGGCGCGCTCGGCGCACTCGTCGGGCGCCGCGGCCCCGACGCGACCCGGGAGCAGTTCCTGTGGCAGGCCCGTCCCATCATCGCCGCCGCGCACGATGAGATCGACACTCTCGCCGCCGCCTGCCTGCCGAGCGTCGCGGAGGGTCTCGGCGACAGCATCGCCGCACTCCGCCGACAGTACGACGACGAGTGGCGCGACGAGATCGCCCGCCTCGCCGCGGCCCATGCCCGGCGGCGGGCCGAACTGGCCGCCGGGATCGCCTACACCGAGAAGACCGCGACGGCCGCCCGGCGACGCCGCGACGAAGTCGCCGCCCTGCGCAGGGAGACCAGCCGGACCGTCCCCGATGTCGAGGAGCCATGA
- a CDS encoding YtxH domain-containing protein, producing MRYKLTFVVGLALGYVLGTRAGRERYEQLKKSARQVAQNPAVRNTAETAAQQGRQYAGKAYHAVSDKVGDRMPESVAGRVRSLRDRNSNGAGGDDWGTSNT from the coding sequence ATGCGCTACAAGCTCACGTTCGTCGTCGGGCTGGCACTGGGGTACGTACTGGGCACGCGTGCCGGGCGCGAGCGCTACGAGCAGTTGAAGAAGTCCGCGCGGCAGGTCGCCCAGAACCCCGCCGTGCGCAACACCGCCGAGACCGCCGCCCAGCAGGGCCGCCAGTACGCGGGCAAGGCGTACCACGCGGTCAGCGACAAGGTCGGCGACCGGATGCCCGAATCGGTGGCGGGCCGGGTGCGGTCCCTGCGTGACCGCAACAGCAACGGCGCGGGTGGGGACGACTGGGGCACCAGCAACACCTAG
- a CDS encoding xylulokinase, whose translation MGIVAGLDSSPDFTRIVVCDADTGAVLRQGYAPHPMEGAESAGGRPSDVDPQAWLLSLGEAAGGGLLEGVQAIGVSSQQNAVVPLDSQGNTVRPAMVGGDKRAQVAAADLIDAVGGREAWAQAVGCVPQAAQPVTKLRWLAKNEPDAAARTAVLLQAHDWLVWQLLGRPVRRTTDRGGASGTGYWSAATGAYRPDLVELALGHQAMLPEVIGPSDAAGTTPEGLLISAGTGETMAAALGLGIGHGDAVVSLGASGSVMAVHHEALVDQSGMITSLADATGMHLPVVTTLNAVRTLRGAAELIGAPDLEALSDLAMKSTPGSHGLVMLPYLEGERTPNLPHTAGTLAGLRRESMKPEHFARAAFEGMLCGLADALDVLRGRGVEVRRIFLLGAAAELSAVQAAAPALFGAQVVVPQPADYAAIGAARQAAWALGASQGTLDPRTPPAWQGAAAQVLDPGEELAVGQAVRQQYVSVREQTHPGAFRG comes from the coding sequence ATGGGGATAGTCGCCGGGTTGGACAGTTCACCCGATTTCACTCGTATCGTCGTCTGCGACGCGGACACCGGAGCCGTGCTCCGGCAGGGGTATGCGCCGCATCCGATGGAAGGCGCCGAGAGTGCGGGAGGGCGGCCCTCCGATGTCGATCCGCAGGCCTGGCTGCTGTCCCTGGGCGAGGCCGCGGGCGGTGGGCTGCTCGAAGGCGTGCAGGCCATCGGTGTGTCCTCGCAGCAGAACGCCGTCGTGCCGCTGGACTCGCAGGGCAACACCGTGCGGCCGGCGATGGTCGGCGGGGACAAGCGGGCGCAGGTCGCGGCGGCCGATCTGATCGACGCGGTCGGCGGGCGCGAGGCATGGGCGCAGGCGGTGGGATGCGTCCCGCAGGCCGCCCAGCCGGTGACCAAGCTGCGCTGGCTGGCGAAGAACGAACCGGACGCCGCCGCCCGGACCGCCGTACTGCTCCAGGCCCACGACTGGCTGGTGTGGCAGCTCCTCGGGAGGCCCGTGCGTAGGACCACCGATCGCGGCGGGGCCTCCGGGACCGGGTACTGGTCCGCCGCCACCGGCGCTTATCGGCCAGATCTCGTCGAGCTGGCGCTCGGTCACCAGGCCATGCTTCCCGAGGTGATCGGACCGTCCGACGCGGCCGGTACGACGCCGGAGGGGCTGCTGATCTCCGCCGGGACCGGCGAGACCATGGCCGCGGCCCTGGGGCTGGGAATCGGACACGGGGACGCGGTCGTCTCCCTCGGCGCCTCCGGGTCCGTGATGGCCGTGCACCACGAGGCGCTCGTCGACCAGAGCGGGATGATCACCTCGCTGGCCGACGCGACGGGCATGCACCTGCCGGTCGTCACCACCCTGAACGCCGTACGGACCCTGCGCGGGGCCGCCGAGCTGATCGGGGCGCCCGATCTGGAGGCGCTGTCGGACCTGGCGATGAAGTCGACGCCGGGGTCGCACGGGCTGGTCATGCTGCCCTATCTGGAGGGCGAGCGGACGCCCAACCTGCCGCACACGGCCGGGACGCTGGCGGGCCTGCGCCGCGAGTCGATGAAGCCCGAGCACTTCGCGCGGGCCGCCTTCGAGGGCATGCTGTGCGGGCTCGCGGACGCGCTCGACGTGCTGCGCGGCCGGGGCGTGGAGGTGCGGCGCATCTTCCTGCTCGGGGCGGCGGCCGAGCTGTCGGCCGTGCAGGCGGCGGCACCCGCGCTGTTCGGCGCGCAGGTCGTCGTACCGCAGCCGGCGGACTACGCGGCGATCGGGGCGGCCCGGCAGGCCGCGTGGGCGCTCGGAGCGTCGCAGGGCACCCTCGACCCGCGGACCCCGCCGGCCTGGCAGGGGGCGGCCGCGCAGGTCCTGGATCCGGGCGAGGAGCTGGCCGTCGGGCAGGCGGTGCGGCAGCAGTACGTGTCGGTGCGGGAGCAGACGCACCCGGGAGCGTTCCGCGGATAG